One Candidatus Cloacimonadota bacterium genomic window, GCTTTTATTCTAATAGGGACAAAATTTTCGCCCATAAATTGAATAACTTCAGGCTCAGAGAAAGTGCTTTCATCCATAACCTTACACCACTTACACCAGTCTGTGTAAAAATCAATGATGATATCTTTGCCTTCTGCTTCTGCTTTTGCTAACCCTTCTTCAAACCCAAACCAGTTAATATGGTTAAAAGTTTCTTTTTGCTTTAGTATCACCTTTTCTTGTTGTTCAGAATTTAAAATTTTCTGAGGTGATTTTTCAAGCTCTACTTGTTTTTTTTCACTTTTAGAAACCTGTTGGGTTGACTTTTCTTCTATATCCTTTGATGAGCAAGAAATTGAATATAACAAGCCAACAATAAATAAGATAATTAATATTTTTTTCATTACATCTCCGTTCTATCTTTGAAATCAAATACAATTTAGCTTTCTTAAAACTAATTCAAAAATTATTTTTCTATTTATTTAACATTTTGAGAATAATGTAAAGCAAAATAATAATTTTCTTGAAATTTATACCTGATTAAATTAATAATCTCTTTAAAATATTTACTATTAGTTACGACAAATTGAATAATTCTTGACATATATTTTTTTAGAAGCCCGTTTAAACTAAATAAAAAACAAGAGGAGTAGCAATGATTACAAAACTTGAGGACATATTGTCAAAAAATGTGAGGGGAATGAAAAAATCTGTAATAAGAGAATTACTTAAGCTCACAGCAAAGCCAGAAATTATATCATTTGCCGGAGGTTTACCATCACCAAAATCATTTCCGGTAGAAGATCTAAAAGAGATTATTTATGAAGTAATGGAAAATGAGCCAAAAATAGCTCTCCAGTATAGTGCAACAGAGGGAGATTCGGTACTAAAAAAAGCTTTAGTAAATCATTCAATAAAGGAAGGAATTCAAGTTACCGAAGATAATATTCTTATTACCACTGCTTCCCAACAAGGTTTGGACTTAATTGCTAAGATTTTTATTGATCGCGGGGATAAAGTAATTGTAGAATTACCATCCTATGTCGGCGGTCTTGGTGCTTTTAATGCTTATGGAGCGGACATGATTGGAGTTCCTCAGGATGACGAAGGAATGAGTGCAGTAATTCTTAGAAAAAAGTTATCAGAACTAAAATCTAAGGGTGAAAGACCAAAATTTATTTATATCGTTCCAGATTTCCAAAACCCTGCGGGTATGACAATGAGTGTGAAAAGACGAAAAGAAATTATTGAAATTTCACACGAATTTAATGTACTGATTCTTGAAGATAGTCCATATCGCGAATTACGTTTTGAGGGAAAGCCCGTGCCTTCTATTTATAGTCTGGATGACCAAAACCAGATAATACTTCTTGGCACATTTTCTAAAATACTCGCTCCAGGATTCCGTATAGGATGGGTTCTTACGCATCCTGACATTATAAATAAACTGGTTGTAGCAAAACAATCAACAGACTTGTGCTCATCAGCATTTTCTCAGAG contains:
- a CDS encoding DUF255 domain-containing protein, which produces MKKILIILFIVGLLYSISCSSKDIEEKSTQQVSKSEKKQVELEKSPQKILNSEQQEKVILKQKETFNHINWFGFEEGLAKAEAEGKDIIIDFYTDWCKWCKVMDESTFSEPEVIQFMGENFVPIRIKADDNQKQVEFQNHTLTLRQLTSAFGIKGFPSYGFLNENAKIITVVPGYIKKDMFMNILRYIHLKCYERQISFEDFLKENK
- a CDS encoding PLP-dependent aminotransferase family protein is translated as MITKLEDILSKNVRGMKKSVIRELLKLTAKPEIISFAGGLPSPKSFPVEDLKEIIYEVMENEPKIALQYSATEGDSVLKKALVNHSIKEGIQVTEDNILITTASQQGLDLIAKIFIDRGDKVIVELPSYVGGLGAFNAYGADMIGVPQDDEGMSAVILRKKLSELKSKGERPKFIYIVPDFQNPAGMTMSVKRRKEIIEISHEFNVLILEDSPYRELRFEGKPVPSIYSLDDQNQIILLGTFSKILAPGFRIGWVLTHPDIINKLVVAKQSTDLCSSAFSQRILGRFLEKGYLEKNIEKIKKMYHKKRDLMVESFEKYMPEGVSWTTPEGGLFLLVTVPDYIDTDKLFERALKYNVAFVIGSAFYCDNSGHNTMRINFSYPSEEQIKIGVPRLAKAIKEYPKE